The stretch of DNA CCCCGTACAATGTGGTCATAATCACTTAAAGATATACTGATTACGTTGATAAAAGGTATTATAATTAAAATGCAAAATATTGTAAATAATGAATAATTCAAGATCTCAAATGCTATTCTTGACGGTGACTTATAGATAATCATAATCCAGTTCTCCCATATAATTTTTATTAATTAATACAATCCAAGGTTCCCAATCTTTTTAGCTGCACTATTTGCAAGGGTAAGGGTTACAAATCCAATTAAACTTTGGACTAATCCTATAGCAGTAGTATACCCATAATCTGCTTCTACAAGACCCCTTCTGTAAACATAAGTACTAATAACATCCGATACCTGGTAAACTAATGGGTTTTGAAGCAAGTAAATCCTATCAAAATCAATTGAAAACATGCTTGCTACGGTAAGAAGAAGCATTAATACAATAATAGATGATAACCCTGGTAGAGTAACATGTATAGTTTGTTTAATCCTGTTTGCACCATCTATATATGCTGCTTCATATAACTCAGTATCAATATTAGATAATGTTGCAAAATATAGTATTGCTCCCCAACCTACGCCTTTCCATATGGTTACGGCAGTCACAATCCATCGGAAAAGACCGACTTCTGTCATAAAGAATATCGGGGCCATCTTAAAAACATTAACCAGCACCATATTTACCAGGCCATTTTCTGCAGGCGAAAGAATCTGGTATACCATCCCGGATACCACAACCCAGGATAAAAAGTGTGGAAGATAGGATATGGTCTGCATAATCCGTTTAAACTTTTTGTTCATTATTTCATTAGCAAGGATGGCAAACAGGATAGGTGCCGGAAATACGAATATTAAATTATATAAGTTTAATATAATAGTATTTTTCATTGCTGACCAGAAAGCCGAATCTTTCAAAAACATTCTGAAATTGGCCAACCCTATAAATTCACTTCTAAAAACGCCCAAATAGGGTTTAAAATTTTCAAAAGCAATTATTATCCCATAAATGGGAATATAGTGGAAAATAAATAATAATATTATGGAAGGCAACACAAAAAGATACAAGGATAACGATTTTCTTGTAAATTTTAACTTACCTTTTTCCCTATTTTTACCTATATAAATATTCTCATTATTTACAATTTTCATTTTGTTCAATCTCCATGATCTATAGTATTTAATCTCCATAATTCTGTAATATTAATATTTGCAACTATTCTTCTACTGCAAAGGGAGGGGAGAGTATCACCCTCTCCCTTTATCAGGTAAATATTGTTGCAGTACAATGGCAATCCTGCTCTATATAATTTATAATTTATAATTTATAATTTATTATTTATTATTATTAATACCCCAGGTCAAATTTTACACCTCTTTTAATTAATTCATCCTTCTGCTCACGCAGCTTTCGAGTATAGTACTCGGATAGCCTATCACCATATTTTGTTTTGTATTCTTTAACTTTTTCATCATACTCTTCTATTGACATTTTACCCATTACAACATTTGATACAACCGAGGCTATAAATTTGCTGGATTCAACATCCAGGTTATCAATCTCTTTCTGTTC from Bacillota bacterium encodes:
- a CDS encoding sugar ABC transporter permease, whose product is MKIVNNENIYIGKNREKGKLKFTRKSLSLYLFVLPSIILLFIFHYIPIYGIIIAFENFKPYLGVFRSEFIGLANFRMFLKDSAFWSAMKNTIILNLYNLIFVFPAPILFAILANEIMNKKFKRIMQTISYLPHFLSWVVVSGMVYQILSPAENGLVNMVLVNVFKMAPIFFMTEVGLFRWIVTAVTIWKGVGWGAILYFATLSNIDTELYEAAYIDGANRIKQTIHVTLPGLSSIIVLMLLLTVASMFSIDFDRIYLLQNPLVYQVSDVISTYVYRRGLVEADYGYTTAIGLVQSLIGFVTLTLANSAAKKIGNLGLY